A window from Candidatus Zixiibacteriota bacterium encodes these proteins:
- the pyrF gene encoding orotidine-5'-phosphate decarboxylase, whose amino-acid sequence MKFKERISQLVKERKSLICVGLDPDLNKIPEHLKEQDEPILEFNRQIISATKDLCVAYKPNMAFFEGLGRKGWDILKATIEAIPSQVPVIIDAKRGDIGNSSRMYARAVFEELGGDAVTLSPYLGEDSLAPFFEYKDKFAFVLALTSNPSSQDFQLLEVGGRPLYHHVAEAVQRWNKNDNLGLVVGASHPDKIREMRDLSGNLPFLIPGVGAQGGDLEASAKYGTDNGKSIALINVSRSVIYASDGVDFEEKAREEVQNLNRHLSEFEIFG is encoded by the coding sequence ATGAAGTTCAAGGAAAGAATTTCCCAGCTTGTGAAGGAACGTAAGAGCCTGATCTGTGTTGGACTCGACCCTGACCTGAACAAGATTCCAGAGCATTTAAAAGAGCAGGATGAACCTATCCTGGAATTCAATCGCCAGATTATCTCAGCCACCAAAGATCTGTGTGTGGCATACAAACCCAATATGGCGTTTTTCGAAGGATTAGGGCGCAAGGGATGGGATATCTTAAAAGCCACGATCGAGGCTATACCTTCTCAGGTGCCGGTTATAATCGATGCGAAGCGAGGTGATATCGGTAATTCCTCGCGTATGTACGCGCGTGCTGTATTCGAGGAGCTGGGTGGCGACGCGGTCACTTTGTCGCCTTACCTGGGCGAGGATTCTCTGGCTCCATTTTTCGAGTATAAAGACAAATTCGCTTTTGTGCTGGCGTTGACATCGAATCCCAGCTCGCAGGACTTCCAGCTTCTGGAGGTGGGTGGCAGACCGTTGTATCATCATGTGGCCGAGGCTGTCCAGCGCTGGAATAAGAACGACAACCTGGGACTGGTGGTAGGCGCATCCCATCCGGACAAGATCCGCGAGATGCGCGATCTGTCGGGCAACCTGCCGTTTCTGATTCCCGGCGTGGGTGCTCAGGGCGGTGATCTCGAGGCTTCCGCCAAATACGGTACCGACAACGGCAAGTCAATTGCCCTGATCAATGTCAGCCGTTCGGTGATCTATGCTTCTGACGGTGTCGATTTCGAGGAAAAAGCGCGCGAGGAAGTCCAGAACCTCAATCGCCATCTGTCTGAATTTGAGATCTTTGGATAG
- a CDS encoding dihydroorotate dehydrogenase, which translates to MTAPNLEVELCGIKFRNPILTASGTFGYGEEFNNYIDLSCLGGIVTKSITREPRPGHPPPRTYETTGGMINAIGLANVGVDRFVSEKIPFLKTLDTRIIVNVAGFSIEEYRYCVERLNDAEAIDMLEINISCPNVGAGGLEFSSTEKGAFAITSELKKISRYPLMIKLSPNVTDISAIARAAEEGGADCLSLINTLVGMGVNHWTFKPILTNITGGLSGPAIKPVALAKVWQVHNAVKIPLVGIGGALDHFDVAEFMIVGASLVQFGTANFINPDCTVKASEGLVDYLDKSGIDDISQLIGKLGGNNEVQGKNFPACEGT; encoded by the coding sequence GTGACTGCTCCTAACCTTGAAGTTGAGTTGTGCGGGATTAAGTTTCGCAACCCGATTTTGACCGCTTCGGGCACTTTCGGGTACGGCGAGGAATTCAATAATTATATTGATCTCTCCTGTCTGGGCGGGATAGTTACCAAGTCGATCACCCGAGAACCCCGTCCGGGTCATCCACCGCCACGTACTTACGAGACCACAGGCGGTATGATCAACGCTATCGGACTTGCCAATGTCGGGGTGGACAGGTTTGTCAGCGAGAAAATCCCCTTTTTGAAAACTCTCGACACAAGAATTATTGTCAACGTGGCCGGTTTCTCGATCGAAGAGTACCGCTATTGTGTCGAGCGTTTAAATGACGCCGAGGCTATCGATATGCTCGAGATCAATATCTCCTGTCCCAATGTCGGCGCGGGCGGATTGGAGTTTTCCTCGACTGAAAAAGGTGCCTTCGCGATTACTTCCGAGCTCAAAAAGATCTCCCGCTATCCGCTCATGATCAAGCTTTCACCGAACGTGACAGATATTTCCGCCATCGCTCGTGCGGCCGAAGAGGGCGGGGCCGACTGCCTGTCATTGATTAACACTTTGGTCGGCATGGGAGTGAATCACTGGACTTTTAAGCCGATTTTGACTAATATAACCGGTGGCCTTTCCGGACCGGCGATCAAACCGGTCGCCCTGGCCAAAGTCTGGCAGGTTCATAATGCGGTCAAAATACCGCTGGTTGGAATCGGCGGTGCGCTCGATCACTTCGATGTGGCCGAATTCATGATCGTGGGAGCTTCGCTGGTTCAATTCGGGACGGCCAATTTTATAAATCCTGACTGCACGGTGAAAGCCTCCGAAGGTTTGGTCGACTATCTTGATAAGTCAGGAATCGATGACATCTCGCAATTAATCGGTAAACTGGGTGGTAATAATGAAGTTCAAGGAAAGAATTTCCCAGCTTGTGAAGGAACGTAA
- a CDS encoding tetratricopeptide repeat protein — protein MRCFKTIIALTCLSFLLGGCVYYNTFYLAEKNFNEAESEREKNESEKAGGRSKSKYNLAIEKCTKVLTEHPDSKYVDDALYIIGKSYYHLEDYYRSERKFRELLAAFPESDYVERALLYLGKCRLQREEYILARQAFEEIDSLTDNRDFKAEAQFMLGEIQFNQRQYPEAIKYYTNYVKEYASSEDAAKVQFKIGTAYTELNKPRQAKNAFLEVAEYKPNDSLYFESQFLAGEAYYELEMVDSGYTIFEALAENERYYDKAGKIRLKLAEALEIKNEFEDAIEEYERIAVEFERTEAAAIAFYRIGEIQVSQYNNLELAKEMYDSSIAVSRGSEVYQDAIQKSADISRLGQYREEVGDENLENDAAVQYQLAELYLVQLDNPDTALVEFEFLIDSFPDSKWAARALLARAYIFEEVYNMPESAQASYNRIINDYSHTDYVEQVSEITGTNLDQLDVDYPGRRYRQAETMLFDENDPDSAMALFTSVIEDFPDSKYASKSAYARAWLMEQFMPPDTYIPDDTSFVPDSTLIFAYQEVADSFPGTPYGDSALVRLGKKVQRRQPVRREQEPEPGEIMDTLPIDSLPQDVQEESYDLFADIDALIDTLREIDEKPVKEGDFVYPPSAYYTKFEGYVSFAVRLDSFGKPVEWVILQASGNKEIDEAAEEALRYTEFDPGEIPLEYSDKWQFYRIRVELPREVKGRE, from the coding sequence TTAAAACTATCATCGCCCTGACCTGCCTCAGTTTCCTGCTGGGTGGCTGTGTCTACTACAACACTTTCTACCTGGCTGAAAAGAATTTTAACGAGGCGGAGAGCGAACGGGAAAAAAACGAATCTGAAAAGGCGGGCGGACGCTCCAAGAGCAAGTACAATCTTGCTATTGAAAAATGCACCAAAGTTCTGACTGAACATCCGGACAGCAAGTATGTCGATGACGCATTGTATATCATCGGCAAGTCCTATTACCATCTCGAAGATTACTATCGTTCGGAGCGCAAGTTCCGTGAACTTCTGGCGGCCTTTCCGGAGTCCGATTATGTCGAACGAGCATTGTTGTATCTTGGTAAATGCCGTCTCCAGCGCGAGGAATATATACTCGCCAGGCAGGCATTTGAGGAGATAGATTCGCTCACAGATAACAGGGATTTTAAAGCCGAAGCGCAGTTCATGCTGGGAGAAATCCAGTTCAACCAGAGGCAGTATCCGGAGGCGATCAAGTATTATACCAACTACGTCAAAGAGTACGCTTCTTCGGAGGATGCCGCCAAGGTGCAGTTCAAGATCGGTACCGCTTACACGGAGTTGAATAAGCCGCGCCAGGCTAAAAATGCCTTTCTGGAGGTGGCTGAATATAAGCCCAACGATTCACTCTATTTCGAATCGCAGTTTCTGGCGGGTGAAGCCTACTACGAACTGGAGATGGTCGACAGCGGGTATACGATTTTCGAAGCTCTGGCGGAAAACGAACGGTATTACGACAAGGCGGGCAAGATTCGTCTCAAACTGGCCGAAGCGCTGGAAATCAAAAACGAATTTGAGGACGCGATCGAAGAGTATGAACGTATTGCGGTCGAATTCGAACGGACCGAGGCGGCCGCGATTGCTTTTTACCGGATCGGAGAGATACAGGTTTCGCAATACAACAACCTGGAACTGGCCAAGGAGATGTATGATTCCTCGATCGCTGTTTCGCGCGGGTCCGAGGTTTACCAGGACGCTATCCAGAAGAGTGCTGATATCAGCCGGCTGGGTCAGTACCGCGAAGAGGTCGGCGATGAAAACCTCGAAAACGATGCCGCCGTGCAATATCAATTAGCCGAATTGTACCTGGTCCAGCTCGATAATCCGGACACGGCTCTGGTCGAGTTCGAGTTTTTGATTGACAGTTTCCCGGATTCCAAGTGGGCCGCCCGTGCCCTTCTGGCGCGTGCTTATATTTTCGAGGAGGTTTACAATATGCCTGAGAGCGCGCAGGCCAGCTATAATCGAATCATAAATGATTATTCGCATACCGATTACGTCGAACAGGTGTCCGAAATAACCGGCACCAATTTAGACCAACTCGATGTTGACTATCCCGGAAGGCGTTACCGTCAGGCCGAGACAATGCTTTTTGATGAAAACGATCCCGATTCCGCAATGGCTTTGTTTACTTCGGTAATAGAAGATTTTCCCGATTCAAAATACGCTTCCAAGTCAGCTTATGCGCGTGCCTGGCTGATGGAGCAGTTCATGCCCCCGGATACATATATTCCCGATGATACGAGCTTCGTGCCGGATTCAACTTTGATCTTCGCCTACCAGGAGGTGGCCGACAGTTTCCCGGGGACTCCCTATGGTGATTCCGCCCTGGTTCGTCTGGGCAAAAAAGTTCAGCGCCGACAGCCGGTCAGGCGGGAGCAGGAACCGGAACCAGGGGAAATCATGGATACTCTCCCGATCGATTCATTACCGCAGGATGTCCAGGAAGAGAGTTATGACCTCTTCGCCGATATCGACGCCCTGATCGACACATTGCGCGAAATCGACGAGAAGCCTGTCAAGGAAGGTGATTTCGTCTATCCGCCCTCGGCTTATTACACGAAATTCGAAGGATATGTCAGTTTTGCGGTAAGGCTCGATTCTTTCGGAAAACCTGTCGAATGGGTAATTCTGCAAGCCTCGGGCAATAAGGAAATCGATGAAGCGGCCGAGGAGGCGCTTCGCTACACGGAATTCGACCCTGGGGAAATACCCCTGGAGTATAGTGATAAATGGCAGTTTTACAGGATAAGAGTGGAGCTTCCCCGGGAAGTCAAGGGGCGAGAATGA